One window of the Shewanella khirikhana genome contains the following:
- the pnp gene encoding polyribonucleotide nucleotidyltransferase — protein sequence MNPIVKSFEYGQHTVTLETGVIARQADGAVMASMGDTTVLVTVVGKKEADPGRDFFPLTVNYQEKTYAAGKIPGGFFKREGRPSEDETLIARLIDRPIRPLFPDDFTNEVQVIITVVSVDPQIEPDIVAMIGTSAALAISGIPFNGPLGAARVGYVNGEYVLNPGAAELAGSELDLVVAGTQGAVLMVESEAKSLPEEVMLGAVVYGHDQQQVVISAINEFAAEAGKPRWDWTAPVKNETLVAQIKELAEEGLTAAYQIMAKQERYEAVGEVKKATIAKLQEANPEVNVREAADLLGSLEKNVVRSRIIAGMPRIDGREPDMIRALSVMAGVLPRTHGSALFTRGETQALVTCTLGTERDAQKIDSIMGERTNRFMLHYNFPPYSVGETGMVGSPKRREIGHGKLAWRGINAVMPSAEEFPYSVRVVSEITESNGSSSMASVCGTSLALMDAGVPIKTSVAGIAMGLVKEGDNFVVLSDILGDEDHLGDMDFKVAGTRDGVTALQMDIKIEGITKEIMEIALQQAYGARVHILNVMDQAIGSARPDISDFAPRITTIKINPEKIRDVIGKGGAVIRALTEETGTTIELEDDGTVKIASNNGDATREAIRRIEEITSEVEVGRLYTGKVIRIVDFGAFVNILPGKDGLVHISQISDERVANVSDHLQLNQEVTVKVMEVDRQGRVRLSIKEAQTKEPAAE from the coding sequence GTGAATCCTATCGTAAAAAGTTTTGAGTATGGTCAGCATACAGTCACCCTGGAAACAGGTGTAATCGCTCGTCAAGCCGATGGTGCCGTTATGGCCAGCATGGGCGACACTACAGTTCTGGTAACTGTTGTGGGCAAAAAGGAAGCGGACCCAGGCCGTGACTTCTTTCCGCTGACTGTAAACTATCAGGAGAAGACCTACGCAGCCGGTAAGATCCCAGGTGGATTCTTCAAGCGTGAAGGCCGTCCTTCTGAAGACGAAACTCTGATTGCCCGTCTCATCGACCGTCCTATCCGTCCTCTGTTCCCCGATGACTTTACCAACGAAGTACAGGTCATCATCACAGTGGTATCGGTAGATCCTCAGATTGAGCCGGACATCGTTGCCATGATTGGTACCTCCGCTGCGCTGGCTATCTCCGGTATTCCTTTCAACGGTCCTCTGGGCGCTGCCCGTGTGGGTTATGTGAACGGCGAATACGTACTGAACCCAGGTGCCGCCGAACTGGCTGGCAGTGAACTGGATCTGGTGGTTGCCGGTACCCAGGGCGCCGTACTGATGGTGGAATCTGAAGCTAAATCTCTGCCGGAAGAAGTGATGCTGGGCGCCGTGGTTTACGGTCATGACCAGCAGCAGGTTGTTATCTCTGCCATCAACGAGTTTGCTGCCGAAGCCGGCAAGCCACGTTGGGATTGGACTGCACCTGTTAAGAACGAAACTCTGGTTGCGCAAATCAAAGAACTGGCCGAAGAAGGTCTGACTGCCGCTTACCAGATCATGGCCAAGCAAGAGCGTTACGAAGCCGTTGGTGAAGTGAAGAAAGCCACCATCGCCAAGCTGCAGGAAGCCAATCCTGAAGTGAACGTACGTGAAGCCGCCGATCTGCTGGGTAGCCTCGAGAAGAACGTAGTTCGCAGCCGCATCATCGCTGGCATGCCACGTATCGATGGCCGCGAGCCAGACATGATCCGTGCCCTGTCTGTAATGGCCGGTGTACTGCCACGTACCCACGGCAGCGCGCTGTTCACCCGCGGTGAAACTCAGGCGCTGGTAACCTGTACTCTGGGTACCGAGCGTGATGCTCAGAAGATTGACTCCATCATGGGCGAGCGCACCAACCGCTTCATGCTGCACTACAACTTCCCTCCATACTCTGTGGGTGAAACCGGTATGGTTGGCTCGCCAAAGCGCCGCGAAATCGGTCACGGCAAGCTGGCATGGCGTGGTATCAATGCGGTAATGCCGTCTGCCGAAGAGTTCCCATACTCTGTACGTGTGGTATCTGAAATCACCGAGTCCAACGGTTCTTCTTCCATGGCCTCTGTGTGCGGTACCTCTCTGGCGCTGATGGATGCCGGTGTACCTATCAAGACTTCCGTGGCTGGTATTGCCATGGGTCTGGTGAAAGAAGGCGACAACTTCGTGGTTCTGTCTGACATCCTGGGTGACGAAGATCACCTGGGCGACATGGACTTCAAAGTAGCCGGTACCCGTGATGGTGTTACTGCACTGCAGATGGACATCAAAATCGAAGGTATCACCAAAGAAATCATGGAAATCGCTCTGCAACAGGCTTACGGCGCCCGCGTTCACATCCTGAACGTGATGGACCAGGCCATCGGCAGCGCCCGTCCAGATATCTCTGACTTCGCACCACGTATCACCACCATCAAGATCAACCCAGAGAAGATCCGTGATGTTATCGGTAAAGGCGGCGCGGTTATTCGTGCGCTGACCGAAGAAACCGGTACCACCATCGAGCTGGAAGATGACGGTACTGTGAAGATTGCCTCTAACAATGGCGACGCTACCCGCGAAGCTATCCGCCGCATCGAGGAAATCACCTCTGAAGTGGAAGTGGGCCGTCTGTACACAGGTAAGGTTATCCGTATCGTTGACTTCGGTGCCTTCGTGAACATCCTGCCTGGCAAAGATGGTCTGGTACACATCTCTCAGATCAGCGATGAGCGTGTAGCCAACGTATCTGACCACCTGCAA